One region of Fragaria vesca subsp. vesca linkage group LG4, FraVesHawaii_1.0, whole genome shotgun sequence genomic DNA includes:
- the LOC101293971 gene encoding uncharacterized protein LOC101293971, whose translation MKMMSERSVESKSWTIKLTPKMEKRLKEQLDRSRVFMVIASHENVYEVRNDKYSYSVHLSTRTCSCVKWQINCFPCTHALAAIQGARLDVYDFIDPYFTAEHYRMCYSFPIAHLSNVDASCSSTEDFILPPVIKRPAGRPKSKRIASAGEKKLIQCGRCNKMGHHNKKSCTEPLNMLL comes from the coding sequence ATGAAGATGATGTCAGAAAGGAGTGTTGAGTCGAAATCTTGGACTATCAAGCTTACTCCTAAAATGGAGAAGAGGCTGAAAGAGCAGCTTGATAGGTCTCGTGTGTTCATGGTGATTGCTTCCCATGAAAATGTTTATGAGGTTAGGAATGATAAGTACTCCTATTCAGTGCACCTCTCTACTCGTACTTGTTCATGTGTGAAGTGGCAGATTAATTGCTTCCCATGCACTCATGCACTTGCTGCTATACAAGGTGCAAGACTTGATGTGTATGATTTCATTGATCCTTATTTTACTGCTGAACACTATAGGATGTGTTATAGCTTTCCTATTGCACATCTGAGTAACGTGGATGCCTCTTGTTCTTCCACTGAGGACTTTATACTACCTCCTGTTATAAAGAGGCCGGCTGGGAGGCCTAAATCAAAGAGGATAGCATCTGCTGGTGAGAAGAAGCTGATTCAATGCGGTCGTTGTAATAAGATGGGTCATCATAACAAGAAGAGCTGTACGGAACCTTTGAACATGTTGCTGTAG
- the LOC101294258 gene encoding uncharacterized protein LOC101294258, producing MDNVVVTVVKDVEKSCSSTSVVVDDCAEMIDENDYLDEWGSYLSHAGQKFESIADFRDKLRKFAVQSGFIMCYLGMIQFTLMLFVQIVMLTTVAGKYLDLLLLLISAFTLRGLIMFIHAEPREIMSNFKSTYGYEISYKVASRAKKREAVLETNPISSVVFEVDESTERFKRVFVAYAGQIQGFKFSLPVLYVDGAFGKSKYKGQILAATGRNGNKGFFPLALCFCDSETEENWLFFFKHLKALLEPQGRIITFISDRGVDLLKAFDLIFPGNPHLYCYHYL from the exons ATGGATAATGTAGTAGTGACAGTAGTCAAGGATGTCGAGAAAAGTTGTTCATCAACTAGTGTAGTGGTTGATGATTGTGCTGAGATGATAGATGAGAATGACTATCTAG ATGAATGGGGTTCATATTTGTCACATGCTGGGCAGAAGTTTGAGAGCATTGCAGACTTCAGAGATAAACTGAGGAAGTTTGCTGTTCAAAGTGGTTTCATTATGTGCTATCTAGGAATGATTCAATTTACATTAATGCTGTTTGTGCAAATCGTGATGTTGACCACTGTGGCTGGGAAGTACTTGGATCTGTTGCTTCTATTAATCAGTGCTTTTACATTACGCGGTTTAATAATGTTCATACATGCAGAG CCCCGTGAGATCATGAGCAATTTCAAGTCCACTTATGGTTATGAAATTAGTTATAAGGTTGCTTCAAGAGCAAAAAAAAG GGAAGCTGTGTTGGAGACTAATCCGATTTCTTCAGTTGTTTTTGAAGTTGATGAGAGTACCGAGAGGTTTAAAAGGGTTTTTGTAGCTTATGCCGGCCAAATTCAGGGTTTCAAGTTCAGCCTACCTGTTTTATATGTTGATGGTGCCTTTGGAAAGAGCAAATACAAGGGGCAGATTCTTGCTGCAACTGGAAGAAATGGAAACAAAG GTTTCTTCCCTTTAGCCTTGTGTTTTTGTGATTCAGAGACTGAAGAAAACTGGTTGTTTTTCTTCAAGCACTTGAAGGCTTTGTTGGAACCGCAAGGAAGGATTATCACATTCATTAGTGATCGTGGTGTTGATTTGTTGAAGGCATTTGATCTCATTTTTCCTGGTAATCCTCATCTTTACTGTTATCATTATTTATGA
- the LOC101294553 gene encoding uncharacterized protein LOC101294553: MASATTTATKAMSKSSTSSAKAALRRFVGVRQRPSGRWVAEIKDSSQRVRLWLGTYDTPEEAARAYDEAARALRGENARTNFAAPAGNPDSNSSLLANSCPNPNGTFMPSGLSDGRHGGGQGLSFSSLKAKLSKNLQSIMARSSDHHNKSSKSRVSDHFTFASIFHFRKYQQYQNNPVNPLFDMKNIEKVVQPSIIVPHAAETSTLIVPHAGETSTSTSTEPSSWESSSISDCSDWGYSFRQRGMDSDGSDLGDGFMDQIMGWMDSPDQMSSASVTVGDDCEEGSRSKRFKVSSSVMVPSTFAGSPYNNN; encoded by the coding sequence ATGGCCAGCGCCACCACCACGGCCACCAAAGCTATGTCGAAGTCATCGACATCGAGTGCTAAAGCAGCACTTCGGAGGTTTGTTGGGGTTCGGCAAAGACCTTCCGGGAGGTGGGTAGCCGAAATCAAGGACTCTTCTCAACGTGTAAGGCTTTGGCTCGGAACCTACGACACTCCTGAAGAGGCAGCAAGAGCCTATGATGAAGCTGCTAGAGCTCTACGTGGTGAAAACGCCCGTACAAACTTTGCAGCACCGGCGGGCAACCCTGACAGCAACTCGAGCCTTTTGGCTAACTCTTGTCCCAATCCGAATGGCACTTTTATGCCTTCTGGTTTATCTGATGGACGTCACGGCGGGGGACAAGGACTTAGCTTTTCTTCCTTGAAGGCCAAGCTAAGCAAGAACCTCCAAAGCATTATGGCAAGGAGTAGTGATCACCATAACAAGTCCTCTAAAAGTAGGGTGAGTGACCACTTCACTTTTGCAAGTATATTTCACTTCAGAAAGTATCAGCAATACCAAAACAACCCAGTAAATCCTTTGTTCGACATGAAGAACATAGAAAAAGTAGTACAGCCTAGCATCATTGTGCCCCATGCTGCAGAAACTAGTACTCTTATTGTTCCCCATGCTGGAGAAACTAGTACTAGTACTAGCACTGAGCCTTCATCCTGGGAAAGTTCTAGTATTTCGGATTGTAGCGACTGGGGTTACAGCTTCAGGCAACGGGGGATGGACTCTGACGGGTCGGATCTTGGGGATGGGTTCATGGATCAAATCATGGGGTGGATGGATAGTCCAGATCAGATGAGTAGCGCTAGCGTTACTGTTGGTGATGATTGTGAGGAGGGGTCAAGGAGTAAGAGGTTCAAGGTTTCTTCTTCTGTGATGGTGCCTTCAACATTTGCTGGATCGCCATACAATAATAATTAG